The following coding sequences lie in one Glycine max cultivar Williams 82 chromosome 19, Glycine_max_v4.0, whole genome shotgun sequence genomic window:
- the SOYAP2 gene encoding aspartic proteinase 2 yields the protein MGQKHLVTVFCLWALTCSLLPSFSFGILRIGLKKRPLDLDSINAARKAREGLRSVRPMMGAHDQFIGKSKGEDIVPLKNYLDAQYFGEIGIGTPPQPFTVVFDTGSSNLWVPSSKCYFTLACYTHNWYTAKKSKTHVKNGTSCKINYGTGSISGFFSQDNVKVGSAVVKHQDFIEATHEGSLTFLSAKFDGILGLGFQEISVENAVPVWFKMVEQKLISEKVFSFWLNGDPNAKKGGELVFGGVDPKHFKGNHTYVPITEKGYWQIEMGDFFVGGVSTGVCEGGCAAIVDSGTSLLAGPTPVVAEINHAIGAEGVLSVECKEVVSQYGELIWDLLVSGVKPDDICSQVGLCSSKRHQSKSAGIEMVTEKEQEELAARDTPLCSSCQMLVLWIQNQLKQKATKDRVFNYVNQLCESLPSPSGESVISCNSLSKMPNITFTIGNKPFVLTPEQYILRTGEGITEVCLSGFIAFDVPPPKGPLWILGDVFMRAYHTVFDYGNLQVGFAEAV from the exons ATGGGGCAAAAGCATTTAGTGACGGTGTTCTGTTTATGGGCTTTAACATGTTCCCTTcttccatctttctcctttggaATTCTGAGAATTGGTTTGAAGAAGAGACCTCTAGATCTTGATAGTATTAATGCTGCTAGAAAGGCAAGAGAAGGTCTAAGATCTGTAAGACCAATGATGGGTGCACATGATCAGTTTATTGGTAAGTCAAAAGGTGAAGATATAGTACCTTTGAAGAATTATTTGGACGCTCAATATTTTGGTGAGATTGGAATTGGCACACCCCCACAGCCCTTCACTGTAGTGTTTGACACTGGGAGTTCCAACCTTTGGGTTCCATCATCAAAGTGCTACTTTACT CTTGCTTGCTATACCCATAATTGGTACACGGCTAAGAAATCAAAGACACATGTCAAAAATG GAACTTCatgtaaaataaactatggaaCTGGATCAATATCTGGTTTCTTCAGTCAAGATAATGTTAAAGTTGGCAGTGCTGTTGTCAAGCATCAG GATTTCATTGAGGCTACCCACGAAGGAAGTCTTACCTTTCTGTCAGCAAAGTTCGATGGAATACTGGGACTTGGATTTCAGGAGATCTCAGTTGAAAATGCTGTGCCCGTATG GTTCAAAATGGTGGAGCAAAAACTTATCAGTGAGAAGGTGTTCTCTTTTTGGCTTAATGGGGATCCGAATGCGAAAAAAGGTGGTGAATTAGTTTTTGGTGGTGTTGACCCAAAGCACTTCAAAGGAAACCACACTTATGTTCCAATTACTGAAAAAGGTTACTGGCAG attGAAATGGGAGATTTTTTCGTTGGAGGTGTTTCAACAG GTGTTTGTGAGGGTGGCTGTGCTGCTATTGTGGATTCAGGAACATCTTTGCTTGCTGGTCCAACT CCTGTTGTGGCTGAAATCAACCATGCCATTGGAGCTGAAGGAGTTCTCAGTGTAGAATGTAAGGAAGTCGTTTCTCAATATGGAGAGTTGATATGGGATCTCTTGGTATCAGGG GTGAAACCAGATGACATATGTTCACAAGTTGGTTTATGTTCTTCCAAAAGGCATCAATCTAAGAG TGCTGGAATTGAAATGGTGACTGAAAAGGAACAGGAAGAGTTGGCAGCGAGAGATACTCCTTTGTGTTCTTCTTGTCAGATGCTTGTTCTTTGGATCCAGAATCAACTAAAACAAAAGGCAACGAAGGACAGAGTATTCAACTATGTGAATCAA CTGTGTGAGAGCCTGCCAAGTCCATCTGGAGAGTCAGTGATAAGCTGTAATAGTCTTTCCAAGATGCCAAACATTACGTTCACAATTGGAAATAAACCTTTTGTCCTCACACCAGAGCAG tATATTCTAAGAACTGGAGAAGGCATTACAGAAGTCTGCCTTAGTGGGTTTATTGCTTTTGATGTTCCTCCTCCAAAGGGTCCATTGTG GATTCTTGGCGATGTTTTCATGAGGGCATATCACACCGTCTTTGACTATGGAAATCTCCAAGTTGGCTTTGCCGAAGCAGTCTAA